One Falco peregrinus isolate bFalPer1 chromosome 6, bFalPer1.pri, whole genome shotgun sequence DNA segment encodes these proteins:
- the ASCL4 gene encoding achaete-scute homolog 4 encodes MDSNKDDDGLLNRIAFPGAMSLANSHMHPRGVPLREPFRVPFHLDPSYWEQAYSGHAGRIPYVPFPGYVGIYDYSFEPAFIRKRNERERQRVRCVNEGYTRLREHLPKEFADKRLSKVETLRAAISYIKHLQSLLDCHPLGSNSKEPLSAKELPEPPSPGPPRECNSDGESKTSSASSPYSEFEEAGS; translated from the coding sequence atggACAGCAATAAAGATGATGATGGACTGTTGAACAGGATTGCATTTCCAGGAGCTATGTCCCTGGCTAACAGCCACATGCACCCCCGTGGGGTCCCCCTGAGGGAGCCCTTTAGGGTTCCCTTCCATCTGGACCCGTCTTACTGGGAACAAGCCTATAGTGGGCACGCAGGTCGCATCCCCTACGTTCCTTTTCCTGGCTACGTGGGCATCTACGACTATTCCTTTGAGCCTGCCTTCATTCGAAAGAGGAATGAGAGGGAAAGGCAGCGGGTCCGCTGCGTGAACGAGGGCTACACACGCCTGAGAGAGCACCTGCCCAAAGAATTTGCTGACAAGCGCCTCAGCAAAGTGGAGACCCTGAGAGCTGCAATAAGCTACATCAAACACCTGCAGAGCTTGCTGGACTGCCATCCCTTAGGGTCTAACAGCAAGGAACCGCTGTCAGCCAAGGAGCTCCCGGAACCTCCCAGTCCTGGTCCCCCGCGGGAGTGCAACAGTGATGGAGAGTCTAAAACCTCTTCAGCTTCATCTCCCTACAGTGAATTTGAGGAGGCAGGCAGCTAG